The DNA window GTTGCCGGGCCGCTGACGGCCGCGAGCCGCAGGTCCGGGCCGTGTGACTTGGAGAAGCTGCGGACGTGGACGACCTGGCGGGGCAGGTGCGCGCCGAGCGAGCGGAGCGGTCCGGCGGACAGGTCGCCCGCGGAGTCGTCCTCCACGACGTACACCTGGGGGTGGCCGGAGAGGACCGCCGCGAGTGCGTGGGCCCGCGAGGGTGACCACGACGCGCCGGTGGGGTTGAGGGCGCGTGGTTGCAGGAAGACGGCGGCCGGGCGGCGGGCGAGGGCCGCGCCGAGTTGGTCCGGGAGCATGCCGCTGGCGTCCGTGCCGACGCCGATCACGGAGACGCCGAGGACTTCGAGCAGGTCCAGCAGGGGCGGGAAGCAGGGGTTCTCCACCACCGCGAGGTCACCGAGGCGCAGCAGGGCGGAGGCGACCTGGTCGACGGCGTCCATCGCGCCGTCGAAGACCGCAAGACGATCGATCGGGTACGGCCACCGCTCCCGCAGAAGCGTGCCCAGCTCCGGCAGCACCGGCTCGTCGAGATAGCTGGTCGGCGCGGGGGAGAGCCCGTGCAGGGCGGGGATCGGCGGCAGCAGCGCCGGATCGGGCACCCCGGTGGAGAGGTCGAGGCCGAACCCGGACGTGCCGCGCAGCGCCGCGCGGTAGCGGCCGGGACCGCCGGTGCCGGCCGTGGCGACGACCGTGCCGCGCCTGCCGTCCGTCCGGATGGTGCCGGAGCGGCGCAGCAGCTGCCAGGCTGCGTTGACCGTGCTGGGGGAGAGGTGCAGCTCGGCGGCGACCCGGCGGACCGGGGGGAGTTTGACGCCGGGGGCGAGGGCGCCGTCGCCGACGGCTCGGCTTACCGCTTCCGCGAGGCCGCGGGCGCTGGGATCGAGCAGGCGTTCCATCACCGCGTTGAGCACTTTGTGACAGTACATTTCAAGCATTGTTCGGTCCAGGGTCGTCACATAATCTCTGGCCC is part of the Actinoplanes missouriensis 431 genome and encodes:
- a CDS encoding aminotransferase class I/II-fold pyridoxal phosphate-dependent enzyme, with product MYCHKVLNAVMERLLDPSARGLAEAVSRAVGDGALAPGVKLPPVRRVAAELHLSPSTVNAAWQLLRRSGTIRTDGRRGTVVATAGTGGPGRYRAALRGTSGFGLDLSTGVPDPALLPPIPALHGLSPAPTSYLDEPVLPELGTLLRERWPYPIDRLAVFDGAMDAVDQVASALLRLGDLAVVENPCFPPLLDLLEVLGVSVIGVGTDASGMLPDQLGAALARRPAAVFLQPRALNPTGASWSPSRAHALAAVLSGHPQVYVVEDDSAGDLSAGPLRSLGAHLPRQVVHVRSFSKSHGPDLRLAAVSGPATVLDPILERRLLGQGWTSRLLQHLLLSLLTDPASVRAVRAARDEYARRRHLITSGLAAHGITLPPGEGLNVWLPVQDEQAALLSLATAGIGAAAGTAFAVGPAAEPHLRVTVGLVADGHEEVSAQLARAARAATPGIPR